A part of Bacillus rossius redtenbacheri isolate Brsri chromosome 1, Brsri_v3, whole genome shotgun sequence genomic DNA contains:
- the LOC134538542 gene encoding uncharacterized protein LOC134538542, whose amino-acid sequence MSSKSSRSCRARPPGRVERVLQVVSSKPSRSCRASPPGRVKQDHQVVSRESSRSCRASLPGRVEQVLQVVSRKTTRSCRESPPGRVEQAFQVVSSKSSRSCRARPPGRVERVLQVVSSKPSRSCRASPPGRVAQDHQVVSRESSRSCRASLPGRVEQVLQVVSRKTTRSCRESPPGRVEQAFQVVSSKSSRSCQARPPGRVEQVLQVV is encoded by the exons ATGTCGAGCAAGTCCTCCAGGTCGTGTCGCGCAAGACCACCAGGTCGTGTCGAGAGAGTCCTCCAGGTCGTGTCGAGCAAGCCTTCCAGGTCGTGTCGAGCAAGTCCTCCAGGTCGTGTCAAGCAAGACCACCAGGTCGTGTCGAGAGAGTCCTCCAGGTCGTGTCGAGCAAGCCTTCCAGGTCGTGTCGAGCAAGTCCTCCAGGTCGTGTCGCGCAAGACCACCAGGTCGTGTCGAGAGAGTCCTCCAGGTCGTGTCGAGCAAGCCTTCCAGGTCGTGTCGAGCAAGTCCTCCAGGTCGTGTCGCGCAAGACCACCAGGTCGTGTCGAGAGAGTCCTCCAGGTCGTGTCGAGCAAGCCTTCCAGGTCGTGTCGAGCAAGTCCTCCAGGTCGTGTCGCGCAAGACCACCAGGTCGTGTCGAGAGAGTCCTCCAGGTCGTGTCGAGCAAGCCTTCCAGGTCGTGTCGAGCAAGTCCTCCAGGTCGTGTCGCGCAAGACCACCAGGTCGTGTCGAGAGAGTCCTCCAGGTCGTGTCGAGCAAGCCTTCCAGGTCGTGTCGAGCAAGTCCTCCAGGTCGTGTCAAGCAAGACCACCAG GTCGTGTCGAGCAAGTCCTCCAGGTCGTGTAG